A single window of Acidimicrobiales bacterium DNA harbors:
- a CDS encoding GNAT family N-acetyltransferase, producing the protein MAIEQVADTPVLRGRRTTLRPLEVEDFSAWREVRRRNAELLNRWEPRRTFGQPDPVEDRRAFAMRCAARRRERQLGTGWGFGVFLDEHGSESFIGEMNLSNVVRGAFRSATVGYWVDQDRAGNEYIPESLVVACRFAFEEIDLHRLQVSIVPRNTRSRRVVEKLGLRCEGQAERYLEINGVWEDHLQFAITAEEWCERRADLCETWLEARNS; encoded by the coding sequence ATGGCAATCGAACAGGTGGCGGACACCCCGGTCCTCCGTGGCCGCCGGACGACTCTCCGGCCGCTCGAGGTCGAGGACTTTTCGGCCTGGCGTGAGGTACGGCGTCGCAACGCCGAGCTCCTGAACCGCTGGGAGCCCCGGCGGACCTTCGGCCAACCCGACCCGGTCGAGGACCGGCGGGCCTTCGCCATGCGCTGTGCAGCCCGACGGCGGGAGCGCCAGCTGGGTACCGGTTGGGGCTTCGGGGTGTTCCTGGATGAGCACGGCTCCGAGTCCTTCATCGGGGAGATGAACCTTTCCAACGTGGTGCGCGGCGCCTTCCGAAGCGCCACCGTCGGCTACTGGGTGGACCAGGACCGGGCGGGCAACGAGTACATCCCCGAGTCACTTGTCGTGGCGTGCCGTTTCGCCTTCGAGGAGATTGACCTCCACCGGCTCCAGGTCTCGATCGTGCCCCGCAACACCCGGTCCCGCCGGGTAGTAGAGAAGTTGGGGCTCCGGTGCGAGGGACAGGCCGAGCGGTACCTCGAGATCAACGGCGTCTGGGAGGACCACCTGCAGTTCGCCATCACCGCCGAGGAGTGGTGCGAGCGTCGGGCCGACCTTTGTGAAACCTGGCTGGAGGCCCGCAACTCCTAG
- a CDS encoding GFA family protein, whose translation MESEPVTRATGGCDCGGVRYRITGKLRPVVHCHCTPCRRITGHHMAATAAGVDNVHLLADATLTWYQRTPTIRYGFCSTCGATLFWSAADKEETLTVAAGTLDQPTGLRTVLAMYADEAADYHRLDDALETHGGELPLD comes from the coding sequence ATGGAATCCGAACCGGTAACCCGAGCCACCGGCGGTTGCGACTGCGGCGGCGTCCGCTATCGAATCACCGGCAAGCTCCGCCCCGTCGTCCACTGCCACTGCACGCCGTGTCGGCGGATCACCGGCCACCACATGGCAGCCACCGCGGCTGGCGTCGACAACGTGCACCTGTTGGCCGACGCGACGCTGACCTGGTACCAGCGCACCCCGACCATCCGGTACGGGTTCTGCAGCACCTGCGGGGCGACACTCTTCTGGTCGGCTGCCGACAAGGAGGAGACGCTGACCGTCGCCGCCGGGACCCTGGACCAGCCCACCGGGCTCCGGACCGTTCTTGCCATGTACGCCGACGAAGCCGCTGACTACCACCGCCTGGACGACGCGCTGGAGACCCACGGCGGCGAACTACCGCTCGACTAG
- a CDS encoding LysM peptidoglycan-binding domain-containing protein has translation MRRLLAPILLLSVVSVACGSSSDEPIVVQTTTTGMFTTTTTSTPVDDTGTTTSTTYGATTTTYGATTTTYGATSTTYGTATTTEPPTATTTEPSADGPESVTVEKGDSLSKIAKRYGTTVDALVRINELCDANQIFVGQVILLEDLNVDEDAEQTATSTVIVTVEVGDSLTKIAKRHDTSVEAIMELNDIDDPNLLFVGQELVIDGEVPTAEEAEENPNC, from the coding sequence ATGCGCCGCCTGCTCGCTCCGATCCTGCTCTTGTCCGTCGTTTCCGTCGCCTGCGGTAGTTCCAGCGACGAGCCGATCGTGGTCCAGACCACCACCACCGGGATGTTCACCACCACGACGACCTCCACGCCAGTGGACGACACGGGTACCACCACCTCGACCACGTACGGCGCAACGACCACCACGTACGGCGCAACGACCACCACGTACGGCGCAACCTCCACCACGTACGGCACAGCCACCACCACAGAACCCCCGACTGCCACGACGACCGAGCCGTCGGCCGACGGGCCCGAGTCGGTGACCGTCGAGAAGGGCGACTCTCTCTCCAAGATCGCCAAGCGGTACGGCACCACTGTTGATGCTCTGGTGCGGATCAACGAACTTTGTGACGCCAACCAGATCTTCGTCGGCCAGGTGATCCTCCTAGAAGACCTGAATGTCGACGAGGACGCCGAGCAGACGGCGACGTCGACGGTCATCGTCACCGTGGAGGTCGGAGACTCCCTGACCAAGATCGCCAAACGCCATGACACCAGCGTCGAGGCGATCATGGAACTCAACGACATCGACGATCCGAACCTCCTGTTCGTGGGACAGGAGCTGGTTATCGACGGCGAAGTGCCGACCGCCGAGGAAGCCGAAGAGAACCCGAACTGCTGA
- a CDS encoding DUF126 domain-containing protein, with protein MPDQPRVLVAGTATGEVLHLDEPLSFWGGLDATDGRIIDRRHPQADRVVTGRVLAMPHGRGSSSASSVLCEAVRAGTAPIAILMAEPDELVALGAIVAEEIYGVVVPVVVVGHEAYQSMVDGERVTVGPDGTVDRT; from the coding sequence ATGCCTGACCAGCCCCGGGTGCTGGTCGCTGGGACGGCCACCGGTGAGGTTCTCCACCTCGATGAGCCGCTGAGCTTCTGGGGCGGCCTGGACGCCACCGACGGGCGCATCATCGACCGACGCCACCCACAGGCCGACCGGGTAGTTACCGGGCGGGTTCTGGCCATGCCACACGGCCGCGGCTCCAGTTCGGCCAGCAGCGTCCTGTGCGAGGCGGTCCGGGCCGGAACGGCTCCGATAGCGATCCTGATGGCCGAACCCGACGAGCTTGTGGCTCTGGGAGCCATTGTGGCCGAGGAGATCTACGGGGTAGTCGTTCCTGTGGTCGTCGTGGGCCACGAGGCCTACCAGAGCATGGTCGACGGCGAGCGGGTAACCGTCGGACCCGACGGCACCGTAGACCGGACCTGA
- a CDS encoding PD-(D/E)XK nuclease family protein, with amino-acid sequence MEPSNAPSTDADLNPAQQAVLDQLGASADQRPQFADDLRHHLRSAIETAVEPHLDGLPAGEDLFVHKHRLAQVHGCEAKFLADEAEEFEWRVPTARGTIVHKAVELAVNWRREVEPPTLIDEALARYEADSGSLGHWLRGCGEVDRAELRSEALDAFTKYMECWPPLKPAWRPVTESRLRAELCGGRLILAGKVDLTLGSARGQQAGKVIVDLKTGGSLPVHREDLRFYALVETLRIGVPPRLLASYYLDQAHFVPEAVTEDTLMAAAARLSDGVGRLVGLLYGDRTPSRIPGPPCRWCPAFDTCDEGKAHRAQFDDSD; translated from the coding sequence GTGGAGCCCTCCAATGCCCCGTCGACCGACGCCGACCTCAACCCCGCCCAGCAGGCCGTGCTGGACCAGTTGGGGGCGTCAGCCGACCAGCGCCCCCAGTTCGCCGACGACCTCCGCCACCACCTCCGGTCGGCTATCGAGACGGCTGTCGAACCGCACCTAGACGGCCTGCCCGCCGGTGAGGATCTCTTCGTCCACAAGCACCGGCTGGCCCAGGTCCACGGATGTGAGGCCAAGTTCCTGGCCGACGAGGCCGAGGAGTTTGAGTGGCGGGTCCCGACGGCCCGGGGCACGATCGTCCACAAGGCCGTGGAGTTGGCCGTGAACTGGCGTCGGGAGGTCGAACCGCCGACCCTGATCGACGAGGCCCTGGCCCGCTACGAGGCGGACTCGGGCAGCCTTGGGCACTGGCTTCGCGGCTGTGGTGAAGTCGACCGGGCGGAGCTGCGCTCTGAGGCGCTGGATGCCTTCACCAAGTACATGGAGTGCTGGCCACCGCTGAAACCGGCGTGGCGCCCGGTCACCGAGAGCCGCCTCCGAGCCGAGTTGTGCGGCGGGCGCCTCATCCTGGCCGGCAAGGTCGACCTCACGCTGGGTAGCGCCCGGGGCCAGCAGGCCGGCAAGGTGATCGTGGACCTCAAGACCGGTGGCTCCCTACCCGTCCACCGTGAGGACCTCCGGTTCTACGCCCTGGTCGAGACGCTACGCATCGGCGTACCACCACGCCTTCTGGCTTCCTACTACCTGGATCAGGCTCACTTCGTCCCGGAGGCGGTCACCGAGGACACCCTGATGGCCGCCGCGGCTCGCCTGTCTGACGGTGTGGGCCGGCTGGTCGGGCTCCTCTACGGCGACCGGACGCCGAGCAGGATCCCGGGTCCGCCCTGTCGGTGGTGTCCCGCCTTCGATACGTGCGATGAGGGGAAGGCTCACCGGGCCCAGTTCGACGACTCGGACTGA
- a CDS encoding MFS transporter translates to MAGAGPREPDHRRFPALGIRNYRLFWIGGMLTNNGRWNQYVASYFVVYQLTESAAWVGLAGFSSFIPMLVTNPLAGYVSDRFDRRKVLLVTNALNAVVAAVLAVAWGSGVRSIGVWMVLLLVGGTVYGIQLPTWQSFVAECVPRRLLRNAITLNSTQFNAARTVGPAVGGLLIGTFGPGWALAVAAASYGPVLVALLRIDPSALHRPGQAAALSSGRASVVGEYRASIRYVRGEPGIRAAIITVALISTAGQPIVQQIVVFAEEVFEVSPFWFGMLGSAQGIGALVAAPLVAGELSRLRRSRIQLFATTGYGLAIVLFALAPSFWLGYAGLGLIGAMHLASATNLNSTVQLQVDDAFRGRVMAIYLMGVLGLAPFANLLMGWLISVFGPRPVVTMAGLLVVGGGLTLQATGRYRQLDNG, encoded by the coding sequence ATGGCCGGGGCGGGACCGAGGGAACCGGACCACCGACGCTTCCCTGCCCTCGGGATTCGGAACTACCGCCTGTTCTGGATCGGCGGGATGCTGACCAACAACGGTCGTTGGAACCAGTACGTAGCCAGCTACTTCGTGGTGTACCAGCTCACCGAGTCCGCAGCCTGGGTGGGCTTGGCGGGCTTCTCGTCGTTCATCCCGATGCTGGTTACCAACCCGCTGGCCGGTTACGTCTCGGACCGCTTCGATCGGCGGAAAGTCCTTCTGGTGACGAACGCTCTGAACGCAGTCGTGGCGGCCGTCCTGGCCGTGGCATGGGGGTCGGGCGTCCGCAGCATCGGTGTCTGGATGGTCCTCCTGCTGGTCGGCGGCACGGTTTACGGCATCCAGCTGCCGACATGGCAGTCCTTCGTGGCCGAGTGCGTGCCCCGGAGGCTCCTCCGCAACGCCATCACGTTGAACTCCACCCAGTTCAATGCGGCTCGCACCGTCGGGCCGGCGGTCGGAGGCCTCCTGATCGGCACGTTCGGACCCGGCTGGGCCCTAGCCGTGGCCGCGGCCAGCTACGGCCCGGTTCTTGTGGCCCTTCTCCGGATCGACCCGTCGGCACTCCACCGCCCGGGCCAGGCGGCGGCCCTGTCGTCGGGTCGGGCCTCGGTGGTAGGCGAGTACCGGGCGTCGATCCGCTACGTCCGCGGAGAGCCAGGCATCCGGGCCGCCATCATCACGGTGGCCCTGATCTCCACGGCCGGCCAACCCATCGTCCAGCAGATCGTGGTGTTTGCCGAGGAGGTGTTCGAGGTCTCACCGTTCTGGTTCGGGATGCTGGGCTCGGCCCAGGGAATCGGTGCCCTGGTCGCTGCGCCGCTGGTGGCCGGGGAGCTCAGCCGGCTACGCCGGTCCCGAATCCAGTTGTTTGCCACCACGGGCTACGGGTTGGCCATCGTCCTGTTCGCCCTGGCCCCGTCGTTCTGGCTGGGCTACGCCGGTCTCGGGCTGATCGGTGCCATGCACCTGGCGTCAGCCACCAACCTCAACTCCACCGTGCAACTCCAGGTTGACGACGCCTTCCGGGGACGGGTGATGGCCATCTACCTGATGGGGGTCCTGGGCCTGGCGCCGTTCGCCAACCTGCTCATGGGATGGCTCATCTCGGTCTTCGGCCCCCGCCCAGTGGTGACGATGGCAGGGCTCCTGGTCGTCGGTGGTGGTCTAACCCTCCAAGCCACCGGCCGATACCGGCAGCTGGACAACGGCTGA
- a CDS encoding nitroreductase family protein, with amino-acid sequence MASQPDDPYEHPYPAPDLAARHPFVVLEPHRYPVDEMRARARAFHEAADQRRSVRMFSSEPVPRDLVETAVMAASTAPSGAHKQPWTFVAVSDPHLKSRIRAAAEEEEQKNYLENRMNAEWQEALAPLGTDHHKEYLDVAPWIVVLFEQRYELRPDGTTRRNYYVKESVGIAAGLFVAALHDMGLATLPHTPSPMAFLRTLLGRPANERPFVMFPVGHALDGAQVPDLRRKPLAEVFVEVTDDPVT; translated from the coding sequence ATGGCATCCCAACCGGACGACCCATACGAGCACCCCTACCCGGCCCCCGACCTGGCGGCCCGGCATCCGTTCGTGGTCCTGGAGCCCCACCGGTATCCCGTGGACGAGATGCGAGCCCGGGCCCGGGCCTTTCACGAGGCGGCCGACCAGCGACGCAGCGTCCGCATGTTCAGCTCGGAACCCGTGCCACGCGACCTGGTGGAGACGGCCGTGATGGCTGCTTCCACTGCCCCCTCAGGGGCCCACAAGCAACCCTGGACCTTCGTTGCCGTGTCGGACCCCCACCTCAAGTCCCGGATCCGGGCCGCGGCCGAAGAGGAGGAACAGAAGAACTACCTCGAAAACCGTATGAACGCCGAGTGGCAGGAGGCCCTCGCCCCGCTGGGCACCGACCACCACAAGGAATACCTGGACGTGGCGCCGTGGATCGTCGTCCTGTTCGAGCAGCGGTACGAGCTCCGACCCGACGGCACCACCCGAAGGAACTACTACGTGAAGGAAAGCGTGGGGATCGCCGCCGGCCTGTTCGTAGCCGCCCTCCACGACATGGGTCTGGCCACCCTGCCCCACACGCCGTCGCCCATGGCTTTCCTCCGGACCCTGCTGGGGCGCCCCGCCAACGAGCGGCCCTTCGTGATGTTTCCGGTCGGCCACGCCCTAGACGGCGCCCAGGTCCCGGACCTCCGACGCAAACCACTGGCCGAGGTCTTCGTGGAGGTCACCGACGACCCGGTTACCTGA
- a CDS encoding aconitase X catalytic domain-containing protein produces the protein MTLRLDERDEARLAGDEGPAVRTAIRVVTRLATAMGADRLLDVTGAHIDSCLYHGQAVLDFADHLADAGARVAVPTTLNVSSLDLLHPELDRGDPVESGQSRRLMERFEEMGCRPTWTCAPYQLETRPSLGEQVAWAESNAIVFANSVLGARTHRYGDFADICCAIIGRAPAAGLHLDENRRATVVVRLQGVSAELIGRDVLYPVLGGLIGRLVGRGVPVIDGLPPGVSEDRLKALGAASASTGTVGMFHMVGSTPEASTLDDALHGRKPDEEVTVTAADLRAARDRLSTTTDDRLRTVSLGTPHYSITEIGRLVELLGDGRVADGVAFYVSTGRDIYHEVELRGWANRLADAGVTVVTDTCTYFTPIIEDLGGTAMTDSAKWAYYAPNNLGVEVVFGSVEDCVASAMTGRVVRDESIWADA, from the coding sequence GTGACCCTGCGGCTGGACGAACGCGACGAGGCACGGCTGGCCGGCGACGAGGGCCCGGCGGTTCGGACAGCCATCAGGGTGGTCACCCGGCTGGCCACCGCCATGGGCGCCGACCGGCTACTGGACGTCACCGGCGCCCACATCGACTCCTGCCTCTACCACGGTCAGGCGGTGCTGGACTTCGCCGACCATCTGGCCGACGCCGGGGCCCGCGTCGCCGTGCCGACCACTCTGAACGTCTCGTCATTGGACCTGCTCCACCCCGAACTGGACCGTGGTGACCCCGTCGAAAGCGGGCAGTCCCGTCGGCTCATGGAGCGCTTCGAGGAGATGGGTTGCCGGCCTACGTGGACCTGTGCCCCCTACCAGTTGGAGACCCGACCGTCGTTGGGTGAGCAGGTGGCCTGGGCGGAGTCCAACGCCATCGTCTTTGCCAACTCGGTTCTCGGGGCTCGCACTCACCGCTACGGCGACTTCGCCGACATCTGCTGCGCCATCATCGGTCGGGCGCCGGCCGCCGGCCTCCACCTGGACGAGAACCGTCGAGCCACCGTGGTGGTCCGCTTACAGGGCGTCTCAGCGGAGTTGATCGGGCGCGACGTCCTCTACCCGGTTCTGGGCGGGCTCATCGGTCGTCTCGTCGGTCGGGGGGTTCCGGTGATTGACGGGCTACCCCCGGGCGTGTCGGAGGACCGGCTCAAGGCGCTGGGTGCTGCGTCGGCGTCCACGGGAACCGTCGGAATGTTCCACATGGTGGGGAGCACCCCGGAGGCGTCGACGCTGGATGACGCACTCCACGGACGGAAACCAGACGAGGAGGTGACGGTGACGGCTGCTGACCTGCGGGCCGCCCGAGACCGCCTGAGCACGACCACCGACGACCGCCTCCGAACGGTCAGCCTGGGTACCCCGCACTACTCGATCACCGAAATCGGCCGGCTCGTGGAGTTGCTCGGCGACGGCCGGGTGGCTGACGGGGTGGCCTTCTACGTTTCCACGGGTCGCGACATCTACCACGAGGTGGAGCTCCGCGGGTGGGCCAACCGCCTGGCCGACGCCGGGGTGACCGTGGTGACCGACACGTGCACCTACTTCACTCCGATCATCGAGGACCTGGGCGGGACGGCCATGACCGACTCGGCCAAGTGGGCCTACTACGCGCCGAACAACCTCGGCGTCGAGGTGGTGTTCGGCAGCGTCGAGGACTGTGTGGCGTCGGCCATGACCGGTCGGGTGGTTCGCGACGAGTCGATCTGGGCCGATGCCTGA
- a CDS encoding Ppx/GppA family phosphatase codes for MDLKVIQMLEVVAAVDCGTNSTRLLIGDGEQTLDRRMRITRMGEGVDSTGRLDPGAVERVLVVLREYREALDHHGVTRCRVIATSAARDATNREEFFDAAEETLGHRPELLSGPEEGRLSFAGATAELDPADGPFLVVDIGGGSTEFVVGTIEAEAARSCDIGCVRLSEQWIHHDPPLPEELVACLSITEGHLDDVVREVSGVSEARTLVGLAGTVSCAAAVELGLATYDRDRIHHFRLSKEATEDVFRTLATENRAERLANPGMEEERADVIVGGMAILVKVMRQLGFDECLVSESDILDGLVASQQS; via the coding sequence ATGGACCTCAAGGTGATCCAGATGCTTGAGGTGGTGGCCGCCGTCGACTGCGGAACCAACTCCACCCGCCTGCTGATCGGCGACGGGGAACAGACGTTGGACCGTCGCATGCGTATCACCCGGATGGGAGAGGGGGTGGACTCCACCGGGCGCCTCGACCCGGGGGCCGTCGAGCGGGTACTGGTCGTCCTCCGGGAATACCGCGAAGCACTTGACCACCACGGAGTGACTCGATGTCGTGTGATCGCCACCTCGGCGGCCCGCGACGCCACCAACCGGGAGGAATTCTTCGACGCCGCTGAGGAGACGTTGGGTCACCGACCGGAACTGCTCTCGGGCCCTGAGGAGGGTCGCCTCTCGTTTGCCGGTGCCACCGCTGAGCTGGATCCGGCGGACGGGCCGTTCCTGGTGGTCGACATCGGTGGTGGTTCGACGGAGTTCGTGGTCGGCACCATCGAGGCCGAAGCAGCCCGTTCGTGTGATATCGGCTGTGTCCGCCTCTCCGAGCAGTGGATCCACCACGATCCGCCGCTCCCCGAGGAGTTGGTGGCCTGCCTGTCCATCACCGAGGGCCACCTCGACGACGTGGTCCGGGAGGTTTCCGGCGTTTCCGAGGCCCGGACCCTGGTCGGCCTGGCCGGCACGGTCTCGTGTGCAGCGGCCGTGGAATTAGGTCTGGCCACCTACGACCGGGACCGCATCCACCACTTCCGGCTATCCAAGGAGGCCACCGAGGACGTATTCCGTACGTTGGCCACCGAGAATCGTGCGGAGAGGTTGGCCAATCCAGGCATGGAGGAGGAACGGGCTGACGTGATCGTGGGCGGCATGGCCATCCTGGTGAAAGTCATGCGCCAGTTGGGCTTCGACGAGTGTCTCGTCTCGGAGTCCGACATCCTGGACGGTCTGGTGGCCTCACAGCAGTCCTGA
- a CDS encoding alanine--glyoxylate aminotransferase family protein yields the protein MSHADRILMGPGPGNPYPEVIEAFGRPVLGHLDPDFIALLDETNDRLRQVFRTGNPLTFPVSATGSAGMEATFVNVLGPGDTVVIGVNGVFGERMCDVAARCGAEVVRVEAPWGAAIDPQALLDAHPDPKVIAIVHAETSTGVRNDIEPLGAGKGDALLLVDCVTSLGGIPVEIDDWGVDLAYSGTQKCLGVPPGLSPVTVSQAAIDQFVERSQSWYLDFAMIANYVTSGGARAYHHTAPISMIYGLHAGLGVVLEEGLENAQARHQACGDQLQDGLVKRGFELFAQEGHRLPELTSVIVPENRLPDGLDEAGVRRRLLAEFGIEIGGGLGPVVGQVWRIGCMGHTARLRNVTMLLGALDEILG from the coding sequence ATGTCGCACGCAGACCGCATCCTCATGGGTCCCGGTCCTGGTAACCCCTACCCAGAGGTCATTGAGGCCTTTGGACGTCCGGTCCTCGGCCACCTCGACCCCGACTTCATCGCCCTTCTGGATGAGACCAACGACCGGCTCCGTCAGGTCTTCCGGACGGGTAACCCGCTGACCTTCCCGGTGTCGGCGACCGGGTCGGCGGGCATGGAGGCCACGTTCGTAAACGTCCTGGGCCCCGGTGACACCGTGGTGATAGGCGTCAACGGCGTGTTTGGAGAGCGCATGTGCGACGTGGCGGCCCGCTGCGGCGCCGAGGTCGTCCGCGTGGAAGCGCCGTGGGGTGCCGCCATCGACCCCCAGGCCCTGTTGGACGCCCACCCGGACCCCAAGGTCATTGCCATCGTCCACGCCGAGACCTCCACCGGGGTCCGTAACGACATCGAGCCCCTCGGCGCCGGAAAGGGCGACGCCCTGCTGCTGGTCGACTGCGTCACCTCGCTGGGTGGCATTCCCGTGGAGATCGATGACTGGGGTGTGGACCTGGCCTACAGCGGAACGCAGAAGTGTCTCGGCGTGCCACCCGGACTCTCCCCGGTCACCGTCTCACAGGCCGCCATCGACCAGTTCGTCGAGCGGTCGCAGTCCTGGTACCTCGACTTCGCCATGATCGCCAACTACGTCACCAGCGGAGGCGCCCGGGCGTACCACCACACGGCGCCCATCTCCATGATCTACGGCCTCCACGCCGGGCTCGGCGTGGTGCTCGAAGAGGGCCTCGAAAACGCCCAGGCCCGCCACCAGGCGTGTGGCGACCAGCTGCAGGACGGCCTCGTCAAGCGCGGCTTCGAACTGTTTGCCCAGGAGGGCCACCGGCTGCCCGAGCTGACGTCGGTGATAGTCCCCGAGAATCGCCTGCCCGACGGCCTGGACGAGGCCGGGGTGCGTAGGAGGCTCTTGGCCGAGTTCGGCATCGAGATCGGCGGTGGCCTCGGCCCGGTGGTCGGACAGGTTTGGCGGATCGGGTGCATGGGCCACACAGCCCGTCTCCGCAACGTCACGATGCTGCTGGGCGCCCTCGACGAGATCCTCGGCTGA
- a CDS encoding enoyl-CoA hydratase: protein MSVLRIERRDRVAVLTFDDPDRRNVVSDEMNDELLAAFDTLEADSEVGAVVLTGEGRAFCAGAVLDDLLDAGRGSDDGTLPDIYRGFLRVAHSTLPTVAAVNGAAVGAGMNMVLACDLVVAGCSARFDSRFLTIGIHPGGGHTWRLRNITDLQTAKAMVLFEQILDGEQAAHHGLAWECVDDDALVDRAVELAGRAAGHPKELVAATKKTLHDTAGITESVPAVELEIGPQVWSMRQPAFVEMVAKLKARISTKG, encoded by the coding sequence ATGAGCGTGCTCCGGATCGAACGACGTGACCGCGTGGCGGTCCTCACCTTCGACGACCCGGACCGCCGCAACGTCGTGAGCGACGAGATGAACGACGAGTTGCTGGCCGCCTTCGACACCCTGGAGGCCGATTCTGAGGTCGGGGCAGTCGTGCTGACCGGCGAGGGACGGGCGTTCTGCGCCGGAGCCGTGCTGGATGACCTTCTGGACGCGGGCCGGGGAAGCGACGACGGCACGCTTCCGGACATCTACCGGGGGTTCCTGCGGGTGGCCCACTCCACGCTGCCCACGGTGGCTGCCGTGAACGGTGCCGCGGTGGGCGCCGGAATGAACATGGTGCTGGCCTGCGACCTCGTGGTGGCCGGATGCTCGGCGCGTTTCGACAGCCGCTTCCTGACCATCGGGATTCATCCGGGAGGCGGCCACACGTGGCGACTCCGCAACATCACCGACCTCCAGACGGCCAAGGCCATGGTGCTGTTCGAGCAGATCCTGGACGGCGAGCAGGCTGCCCATCACGGCCTGGCTTGGGAGTGCGTGGACGACGACGCCCTGGTCGACCGGGCGGTGGAGTTGGCAGGTCGGGCGGCAGGCCATCCGAAGGAACTGGTGGCCGCCACCAAGAAGACACTGCACGACACGGCGGGGATCACCGAGTCGGTACCGGCCGTCGAGTTGGAGATCGGTCCTCAGGTGTGGTCGATGCGCCAGCCGGCGTTCGTTGAGATGGTGGCCAAGCTAAAAGCCAGGATCTCGACGAAGGGCTGA